In one Methanobacteriaceae archaeon genomic region, the following are encoded:
- a CDS encoding deoxyuridine 5'-triphosphate nucleotidohydrolase: MLGETELLKLFPDFKELAEPSGIDLRLDEIFIQTGPGSLIDNEKNLPTIEKLEPPIYKLQPKTAYLATIDRKIKIPKGFSMLYLPRSTLLRSFVSVHTAVGDPGFYGTLQFMLYNYGEFEYTLKQGERIAQGVVFDVKGSGEYNGSYQEE, from the coding sequence ATGCTTGGAGAGACTGAATTATTAAAATTATTTCCTGATTTTAAGGAACTAGCAGAACCATCTGGAATTGATTTGAGATTAGATGAAATTTTTATCCAAACTGGGCCTGGTTCACTTATTGATAATGAAAAAAACCTCCCTACTATAGAAAAATTAGAGCCTCCTATTTACAAACTTCAGCCAAAAACTGCTTATTTAGCAACAATTGATCGAAAAATAAAAATACCAAAAGGGTTTTCTATGCTATATCTTCCCAGATCAACTCTTTTAAGGTCTTTTGTTTCTGTTCACACTGCTGTGGGCGATCCAGGATTCTATGGAACATTACAGTTCATGCTTTATAATTATGGAGAATTTGAATACACTCTTAAACAGGGCGAAAGAATCGCCCAGGGCGTTGTTTTTGATGTGAAAGGCTCTGGAGAATATAATGGTAGTTATCAGGAAGAATGA